In Hermetia illucens chromosome 1, iHerIll2.2.curated.20191125, whole genome shotgun sequence, one genomic interval encodes:
- the LOC119647066 gene encoding uncharacterized protein LOC119647066: protein MTRSQFASLVCNSVVFRPEIPIERVRWNMRNNGVIFPVGLGRMRWRSWHFLGETSSPIFISSSSIAEQSDVRSSRSVRSSISDCILVEKPPEVIVIDDDDEKIDEPVVAANSNDVGDNNNERMKS, encoded by the exons ATGACGCGCAGTCAATTTGCGTCCCTAGTTTGCAATAGTGTA GTTTTCAGGCCAGAGATCCCAATTGAGAGAGTCAGATGGAATATGAGAAATAATGGAGTTATTTTTCCAGTTGGATTGGGAAGGATGCGCTGGAGAAGCTGGCACTTCCTAGGAGAAACCTCTTCGCCAATTTTTATCAGCTCCAGCTCAATAGCAGAGCAATCGGATGTTAGGTCGTCTCGAAGTGTCAGAAGTTCTATAAGTGATTGCATCCTGGTGGAAAAACCTCCTGAAGTTATTGtaattgatgatgacgatgaaaagATAGATGAACCAGTGGTCGCTGCGAATTCAAACGATGTTGGGGATAATAATAACGAACGAATGAAAAGTTGA